One Tomitella gaofuii DNA segment encodes these proteins:
- the ruvA gene encoding Holliday junction branch migration protein RuvA, producing MIDSVRGEVLHVGLDHTVIDVGGLGYRVHATPATLGTLRRGEQATLTTTLVVREDSMMLYGFDGPPSRELFALVQTVSGVGPRLAMAILAVLEPDALAAALGAEDVKTLTRVPGIGKRTAERMIVELRDKVAAVSGPARSGVPGVPPPVLSGVREQVVDGLVGLGFPVAGAEQATDAVLAESTGTPGSEDVAAVLRSALSKLGRAR from the coding sequence ATGATCGACTCGGTGCGCGGCGAGGTGCTGCACGTGGGGCTCGACCACACGGTGATCGACGTGGGCGGCCTGGGTTACCGGGTGCACGCCACGCCCGCCACGCTGGGCACGCTACGGCGGGGCGAGCAGGCCACGCTGACCACCACGCTGGTGGTCCGCGAGGACTCGATGATGCTCTACGGGTTCGACGGCCCGCCGTCACGTGAGTTGTTCGCCTTGGTGCAGACGGTGTCCGGGGTGGGGCCGCGCCTGGCGATGGCGATCCTCGCCGTGCTGGAGCCGGATGCGCTCGCCGCCGCGTTGGGGGCCGAGGACGTCAAGACGCTCACGCGGGTGCCGGGCATCGGCAAGCGCACGGCGGAGCGGATGATCGTCGAGCTGCGCGACAAGGTGGCCGCGGTGTCCGGCCCGGCGCGGTCCGGGGTGCCGGGTGTCCCGCCGCCCGTGCTGTCCGGCGTGCGCGAGCAGGTGGTCGACGGCCTGGTGGGGCTGGGCTTCCCGGTTGCCGGCGCCGAGCAGGCCACGGACGCGGTGCTCGCCGAGTCCACCGGCACCCCGGGTTCGGAGGACGTCGCCGCGGTGCTGCGCAGCGCGCTGTCCAAGCTCGGGCGCGCGCGATGA
- a CDS encoding crossover junction endodeoxyribonuclease RuvC: MRVMGVDPGLTRCGMSLVEGGTGRAVTALDVDVVRTPSDLDLARRLLRVADAAEYWMDTHTPQVVAVERVFAQHNVRTAMGTAQAGGVVALAAARRGIDVCFHTPSEVKAAVTGNGTAGKAQVTAMVTRILGLQKPPSPADAADALALAICHCWRAPMIARMAEAERRAREQEKAFKARLARERRARRQAGAQR, translated from the coding sequence GTGCGGGTGATGGGCGTCGACCCCGGGCTGACACGCTGCGGCATGTCCCTCGTTGAGGGCGGCACGGGGCGCGCGGTCACGGCGCTGGACGTGGATGTGGTGCGCACGCCGTCGGACCTCGACCTGGCCCGGCGGCTGCTGCGGGTGGCGGACGCCGCCGAGTACTGGATGGATACGCACACACCGCAGGTGGTGGCGGTGGAGCGCGTGTTCGCCCAGCACAACGTGCGCACCGCCATGGGCACTGCGCAGGCGGGGGGTGTGGTGGCGCTGGCGGCGGCGCGCCGGGGCATCGACGTGTGCTTCCATACCCCCAGTGAGGTCAAGGCCGCGGTCACCGGCAACGGCACCGCGGGCAAGGCGCAGGTCACGGCCATGGTCACGCGCATCCTGGGGTTGCAGAAGCCGCCGTCGCCCGCGGACGCGGCGGACGCGCTGGCCCTGGCCATCTGCCACTGTTGGCGGGCGCCCATGATCGCCCGGATGGCGGAGGCGGAGAGGCGGGCGCGCGAGCAGGAGAAGGCCTTCAAGGCGCGGCTGGCACGGGAGCGGCGCGCGCGGCGGCAGGCGGGGGCGCAGCGGTGA
- a CDS encoding YebC/PmpR family DNA-binding transcriptional regulator, with product MSGHSKWATTKHKKAAIDAKRGKMFAKLVKNVEVAARTGGGDPAGNPTLYDAIQKAKKSSVPNDNIERARKRGGGEEAGGADWQTIMYEGYGPNGVAVLIECLTDNKNRAAGEVRTAMTRNGGNMADPGSVSYLFTRKGVVQLEKGDQSEDDVLLAVLEAGAEEVNDLGETFEIISEPTDLVAVRTALQEAGIDYDSAEASFLPSVSVPVDVDGAKKVLRLIDALEDSDDVQNVYSNIDLSDEVLAALDED from the coding sequence ATGTCGGGCCACTCCAAATGGGCCACCACCAAGCACAAGAAGGCCGCGATCGACGCCAAGCGCGGCAAGATGTTCGCGAAGCTCGTCAAGAATGTCGAGGTGGCCGCCCGCACGGGCGGTGGTGATCCCGCCGGCAACCCCACGCTCTACGACGCCATCCAGAAGGCCAAAAAGTCGTCGGTGCCCAACGACAACATCGAGCGCGCACGCAAGCGCGGGGGCGGCGAGGAGGCGGGCGGCGCCGACTGGCAGACCATCATGTACGAGGGCTACGGGCCCAACGGCGTGGCCGTGCTCATCGAGTGCCTGACGGACAACAAGAACCGCGCCGCGGGCGAGGTGCGTACCGCGATGACCCGCAACGGCGGCAACATGGCCGACCCCGGCTCGGTGTCCTACCTGTTCACCCGCAAGGGCGTGGTGCAGCTGGAGAAGGGCGACCAGAGTGAGGACGACGTGCTGCTCGCCGTGCTCGAGGCCGGGGCCGAGGAGGTCAACGACCTGGGCGAGACCTTCGAGATCATCAGCGAGCCCACCGACCTCGTCGCGGTGCGCACCGCGCTGCAGGAGGCCGGCATCGACTACGACTCGGCGGAGGCCAGCTTCCTGCCGTCCGTGTCGGTTCCGGTGGACGTCGACGGCGCCAAGAAGGTCCTCCGCCTCATCGATGCGCTCGAGGACAGCGACGACGTGCAGAACGTCTACAGCAACATCGACCTGAGCGACGAGGTCCTCGCGGCGCTCGACGAGGACTGA
- the pdxT gene encoding pyridoxal 5'-phosphate synthase glutaminase subunit PdxT produces MTTTTETERTGGALHAALRYSGSRGTAPRIGVLALQGDVREHLAALRACGAEAVPVRTAEDLGSVSGLVFPGGESTAMSRLLRVFDMTGPVQRAVADGLPVYGSCAGMILLAAEVLDTRDDAVHFGALDVTVRRNAFGRQVDSFEEDLRITGITGDPVRAVFIRAPWIERVGPGVEVLASVGRGGAERAVAVRQGTALATSFHPEMGADLRIHGLFVDMVRAAA; encoded by the coding sequence ATGACCACGACGACGGAGACCGAGCGCACCGGCGGCGCGCTGCACGCGGCGCTGCGGTACTCCGGCAGCCGCGGGACCGCACCCCGGATCGGCGTGCTGGCGCTGCAAGGGGACGTGCGCGAACACCTCGCGGCGCTGCGCGCGTGCGGTGCGGAGGCGGTGCCGGTGCGGACGGCGGAGGACCTCGGCTCCGTGTCGGGGCTGGTGTTTCCCGGTGGCGAGTCGACGGCGATGAGCCGGCTGCTGCGCGTGTTCGACATGACCGGTCCCGTGCAGCGGGCGGTGGCGGACGGGCTCCCGGTGTACGGCAGCTGTGCGGGGATGATCCTGCTCGCCGCCGAGGTGCTCGATACGCGCGACGACGCGGTGCATTTCGGCGCGCTGGACGTGACGGTGCGGCGCAACGCCTTCGGCCGGCAGGTGGATTCGTTCGAGGAGGACCTGCGCATCACCGGGATCACGGGGGACCCGGTGCGCGCCGTGTTCATCCGCGCACCGTGGATCGAGCGTGTCGGGCCCGGCGTGGAGGTGCTCGCGTCGGTGGGCCGCGGCGGTGCGGAGCGGGCGGTGGCGGTGCGCCAGGGGACGGCCCTGGCCACGTCGTTCCACCCCGAGATGGGTGCCGACCTCCGGATTCATGGGCTGTTTGTCGATATGGTGCGGGCTGCCGCATAG
- a CDS encoding acyl-CoA thioesterase, with amino-acid sequence MTDIRAVLDLERLERDIYRGPVVDTLLKRTFGGQVAGQALVAAERTVDPRFQVHSLHANFLRPGNPAMPTVYLIDRVKDGRSFCMRRVSGVQDGETIFAMSASFHVHENGLEHQDRMPDVTGPEELPDLRSSGDPDDGLWFGQEWGDWDLRMVPAEQSATSGTASRQRVWMRHRQALPDDPVLHICALAYMSDMTLLDSAKVPHRDRETANASLDHAMWFLRPFRADEWLLYDQTSPSAGFGRALTQGRIFTLDGRLAAAVVQEGLMRPVAPGGGESIINNDGAKSDKDRA; translated from the coding sequence ATGACGGATATCCGCGCGGTCCTCGATCTCGAACGCCTGGAACGGGACATCTACCGCGGGCCCGTCGTCGACACCCTCCTCAAGCGCACTTTCGGCGGCCAGGTGGCCGGGCAGGCTCTCGTCGCGGCGGAACGCACCGTGGATCCGCGCTTCCAGGTGCACTCGCTGCACGCGAACTTCCTGCGGCCGGGCAATCCGGCGATGCCCACCGTGTACCTGATCGACCGGGTCAAGGACGGCCGCAGCTTCTGCATGCGCAGAGTCAGCGGCGTGCAGGACGGCGAGACGATCTTCGCGATGTCCGCGTCGTTCCACGTCCACGAGAACGGGCTCGAGCACCAGGACCGCATGCCGGACGTGACGGGGCCGGAGGAGCTGCCGGATCTGCGCAGCAGCGGCGACCCGGACGACGGCCTGTGGTTCGGCCAGGAGTGGGGTGATTGGGACCTGCGCATGGTGCCCGCCGAGCAGTCGGCGACATCCGGCACCGCCTCGCGTCAGCGGGTGTGGATGCGGCACCGCCAGGCCCTGCCGGACGACCCGGTGCTGCACATCTGCGCGCTCGCCTACATGAGCGACATGACGTTGCTGGACTCGGCGAAGGTCCCGCATCGTGACCGGGAGACGGCCAACGCGTCGCTGGACCACGCCATGTGGTTCCTGCGGCCGTTCCGCGCCGACGAGTGGCTGCTGTACGACCAGACTTCGCCGTCGGCGGGCTTCGGCCGTGCGCTGACCCAGGGGCGCATCTTCACTCTCGACGGCAGGCTGGCTGCCGCGGTGGTGCAGGAGGGGCTCATGCGGCCCGTGGCCCCCGGCGGCGGGGAGTCGATCATCAACAATGACGGCGCGAAAAGCGACAAGGACCGTGCATGA
- the pdxS gene encoding pyridoxal 5'-phosphate synthase lyase subunit PdxS, with protein MTNSANNSTNGSESTVGTARVKRGMAEMLKGGVIMDVVTPEQAKIAEDAGAVAVMALERVPADIRAQGGVSRMSDPDMIDGIIDTVSIPVMAKARIGHFVEAQILQSLGVDYVDESEVLTPADYTNHIDKWRFTVPFVCGATNLGEALRRITEGAAMIRSKGEAGTGDVSNATTHMRSIRAEIAKLTAMAPDELYVAAKELQAPYELVAEIAKAGKLPVTLFTAGGIATPADAAMMMQLGAEGVFVGSGIFKSGNPAERASAVVKATASYDDPDQLAKISRGLGEAMVGINVDDIPQPHRLAERGW; from the coding sequence GTGACCAACTCCGCGAACAATTCGACCAACGGTTCCGAGTCGACTGTCGGCACCGCGCGCGTCAAGCGCGGCATGGCCGAGATGCTCAAGGGCGGGGTGATCATGGACGTGGTCACCCCGGAGCAGGCGAAGATCGCCGAGGACGCGGGCGCCGTCGCCGTCATGGCGCTCGAACGGGTCCCTGCGGACATCCGCGCCCAGGGCGGCGTGTCCCGCATGAGCGACCCGGACATGATCGACGGCATCATCGACACCGTCAGCATCCCGGTGATGGCCAAGGCACGCATCGGCCACTTCGTCGAGGCGCAGATCCTGCAGTCGCTCGGCGTCGACTACGTCGACGAGTCGGAGGTGCTCACCCCCGCCGACTACACCAACCACATCGACAAGTGGCGGTTCACGGTGCCGTTCGTCTGCGGCGCCACCAACCTGGGCGAGGCGCTGCGCCGCATCACCGAGGGCGCGGCGATGATCCGCTCCAAGGGCGAGGCCGGCACCGGCGACGTCTCCAACGCCACCACGCACATGCGCAGCATCCGCGCCGAGATCGCCAAGCTCACCGCGATGGCCCCGGACGAGCTCTACGTGGCCGCCAAGGAGCTGCAGGCGCCGTACGAGCTGGTGGCCGAGATCGCGAAGGCCGGCAAGCTGCCCGTCACCCTGTTCACCGCCGGCGGCATCGCCACGCCGGCCGACGCGGCGATGATGATGCAGCTGGGCGCCGAGGGCGTGTTCGTCGGCTCCGGCATCTTCAAGTCCGGCAACCCCGCCGAGCGCGCGTCCGCCGTGGTGAAGGCCACCGCCTCCTACGACGATCCGGATCAGCTCGCCAAGATCTCCCGGGGCCTCGGCGAGGCGATGGTCGGCATCAACGTCGACGACATCCCGCAGCCGCACCGCCTGGCCGAGCGCGGCTGGTGA
- a CDS encoding NUDIX domain-containing protein, giving the protein MTISALTITVVGLVVALLVLAALWAYGTANRLDRLHVRTDLAWQALDAALARRSVVVRSLAHDLEQSSAGREPSAGREPSAGGEPAAGTESAVARGGGAAAALVDLSLRAERADRSDRERAENALSRALAGVDASAVRAVHAAELADADARVLIARRFHNDAVRDTRALQGRRLVRWLRLGGTAQMPAYFDITEESLRNAVSAHPAAGASGADDAESGRDAHVSTGDGNRVSARVLLVDDAARVLLARGRDPHRSDAPFWFTFGGGVEAGESLREAAVRELWEETGLRVRPEELCGPIWRRLSLFPWNGSMMHSEEHFFVLRTEAFEPQPGARTELERDALLGHRWFSAGALADLAGSGATVYPQDLAALLSDALDCLDGRGPREVRTIR; this is encoded by the coding sequence ATGACGATCTCCGCACTGACCATCACCGTCGTCGGCCTCGTCGTCGCGCTGCTGGTGCTCGCCGCGTTGTGGGCATACGGCACGGCGAACCGGCTCGACCGATTGCACGTGCGCACGGACTTGGCCTGGCAGGCGCTCGACGCGGCGCTCGCCCGGCGCTCCGTCGTCGTCCGGTCGCTCGCGCACGACCTCGAGCAGTCTTCGGCGGGCAGAGAGCCGTCGGCGGGCAGAGAGCCGTCGGCGGGGGGCGAGCCGGCGGCGGGAACTGAATCCGCCGTGGCACGCGGCGGCGGCGCGGCGGCGGCGCTCGTGGACCTGTCGCTGCGGGCCGAGCGCGCCGACAGGTCCGACCGGGAACGGGCGGAGAACGCGCTTTCCCGCGCGCTGGCGGGGGTCGACGCCTCGGCGGTGCGCGCCGTGCATGCGGCGGAGCTCGCGGACGCCGATGCGCGCGTGCTCATCGCCCGCCGCTTCCACAACGATGCAGTCCGGGACACGCGGGCGCTGCAAGGCCGGCGGCTCGTGCGGTGGCTGCGGCTCGGGGGCACCGCGCAGATGCCCGCTTACTTCGACATCACCGAGGAGTCGCTGCGCAACGCGGTGTCCGCGCACCCCGCCGCCGGGGCGAGCGGCGCCGACGACGCGGAGAGCGGTCGGGATGCGCACGTATCCACCGGCGACGGCAATCGGGTCTCGGCCCGGGTGCTGCTGGTGGACGACGCGGCGCGGGTGCTGCTGGCCCGCGGACGCGACCCGCACCGCTCCGACGCGCCGTTCTGGTTCACCTTCGGCGGCGGGGTGGAGGCGGGCGAGTCGCTGCGGGAGGCGGCGGTGCGCGAACTGTGGGAGGAGACCGGCCTGCGCGTGCGGCCCGAGGAGCTGTGCGGGCCGATCTGGCGCCGGTTGTCGCTGTTCCCCTGGAACGGGTCGATGATGCACTCGGAGGAGCACTTCTTCGTGCTGCGCACGGAGGCCTTCGAACCGCAGCCGGGGGCGCGCACCGAGCTCGAGCGCGACGCGCTCCTGGGGCACCGGTGGTTCTCCGCCGGCGCGCTCGCGGACCTGGCGGGATCAGGCGCCACGGTCTACCCGCAGGACCTCGCCGCGCTGCTTTCCGACGCGCTCGACTGCCTCGATGGCCGGGGTCCCCGCGAGGTCCGCACCATCCGCTGA
- a CDS encoding glycosyltransferase family 4 protein codes for MSIGMICPYSFDVPGGVQAHVSELAQVFLARGHHVSVLAPASQSVQLPPYVVSAGRAVAIPYNGSVARLRFGVGTYARIRRWIRDNDFDVLHVHEPNAPSLSMLALKVAEGPIVATFHTSTTRSLVLATFQGVLRPYHEKISGRIAVSELARRWQVQALGADAVEIPNGVDVSSFADAPVLDGYPRSGGTVLFLGRYDEPRKGMGVLLDALPALVERHPDLQVLVVGRGDEEELRARAGRLAGHLRLLGQVSDEEKASAMRSADVYVAPNLGGESFGIVLVEALSAHTPVVASRLDAFRRVLRDGEAGVLTEIGDPRSLAAGIDRVLTDTAVRDGLVAAGDRVVRGYDWPVVADQILRVYDTVMVGDRRVRAVGE; via the coding sequence CTGAGCATCGGGATGATCTGCCCGTACTCGTTCGACGTGCCCGGCGGGGTGCAGGCGCACGTGAGCGAGCTGGCGCAGGTGTTCCTCGCGCGCGGCCACCACGTGAGCGTGCTCGCGCCGGCCTCGCAGTCGGTGCAGCTGCCGCCGTACGTCGTGTCGGCCGGGCGCGCCGTGGCCATACCCTACAACGGGTCGGTGGCGCGGCTGCGTTTCGGCGTCGGCACCTATGCGCGCATCCGCCGGTGGATCCGCGACAACGATTTCGACGTGCTGCACGTGCATGAGCCCAATGCGCCGAGCCTGTCGATGCTGGCGCTCAAGGTGGCCGAGGGGCCCATCGTCGCCACCTTCCACACGTCCACCACGCGGTCGCTGGTTCTCGCCACCTTCCAGGGCGTGCTGCGGCCCTACCACGAGAAGATCTCCGGGCGCATCGCCGTGTCGGAGCTGGCACGGCGCTGGCAGGTGCAGGCACTCGGTGCCGACGCGGTGGAGATCCCCAACGGGGTGGACGTGTCCTCATTCGCGGACGCCCCCGTGTTGGACGGGTATCCGCGGAGCGGCGGGACGGTGCTGTTCCTCGGCCGCTACGACGAGCCGCGCAAGGGCATGGGGGTGCTTCTGGACGCGCTGCCCGCGCTGGTGGAGCGCCATCCGGACCTGCAGGTGCTGGTGGTGGGCAGGGGCGACGAGGAAGAATTGCGCGCCCGCGCCGGACGCCTGGCCGGGCACCTGCGCCTGCTCGGTCAGGTCAGCGACGAGGAGAAGGCGTCGGCCATGCGCAGCGCCGACGTCTACGTGGCGCCCAACCTGGGCGGCGAGAGTTTCGGCATCGTGCTCGTCGAGGCGTTGTCCGCGCACACCCCGGTGGTGGCCAGCCGTCTCGACGCGTTCCGCCGGGTGCTGCGCGACGGCGAGGCGGGGGTGCTCACCGAGATCGGGGATCCGCGTTCGCTGGCCGCCGGGATCGACCGGGTGCTCACCGACACCGCCGTGCGCGACGGCCTGGTGGCCGCCGGCGACCGCGTGGTGCGCGGCTACGACTGGCCCGTGGTCGCCGATCAGATCCTGCGGGTGTATGACACCGTCATGGTGGGCGACAGGCGCGTGCGGGCGGTGGGCGAATGA
- a CDS encoding phosphatidylinositol mannoside acyltransferase: MTAQPRPAAQSRPAAQTSRSEKFSDAGYAAGWRAVRLLPERVARGGFDLGADLAWRRGAGQGQLRANLARVMGSAPERVPDALIRASLRSYARYWREAFRLPSMDLARMAADVDSAVQGQEHLNAAMDAGRGAVLVLPHSGNWDVAGVWLVHAWGQFATVAERLKPESLFQRFVDYRERLGFEVFPLSGGEEPPFGALRSRLEQGKVVCLLGERDLTGRGIPVDFFGERTSMPAGPARLAAETGAALLPVHCWFTDGGWGFSIAPPVDASRGVEAATQSVADVFAANIAAHPADWHMLQPLWWSDLSDERRARLGIR, translated from the coding sequence GTGACCGCGCAGCCGCGTCCTGCAGCGCAGTCGCGGCCGGCCGCGCAGACGAGCCGTTCGGAGAAGTTCAGCGACGCCGGGTACGCGGCAGGCTGGCGGGCGGTGCGCCTGTTGCCGGAGCGGGTCGCGCGCGGCGGCTTCGACCTGGGCGCCGACCTGGCGTGGCGGCGTGGTGCGGGGCAGGGCCAGCTGCGGGCCAACCTGGCCCGGGTGATGGGCTCGGCGCCCGAGCGGGTGCCGGACGCCCTGATCCGCGCCTCGCTCCGCTCGTACGCGCGGTACTGGCGTGAGGCTTTCCGGCTGCCGTCGATGGACCTGGCGCGGATGGCGGCGGACGTCGACTCGGCGGTGCAGGGCCAGGAGCATCTGAACGCCGCGATGGACGCCGGCCGGGGCGCGGTGCTGGTGCTGCCGCACTCCGGCAACTGGGATGTGGCCGGCGTGTGGCTTGTGCACGCCTGGGGGCAGTTCGCCACCGTCGCCGAGCGGCTCAAACCCGAATCGCTGTTCCAGCGATTCGTCGACTACCGCGAGCGCCTGGGCTTCGAGGTGTTCCCGCTCAGTGGCGGCGAGGAGCCGCCGTTCGGTGCGCTGCGATCACGGCTCGAGCAGGGCAAGGTGGTGTGCCTGCTGGGCGAACGCGACCTCACCGGCCGCGGCATCCCCGTCGACTTCTTCGGCGAGCGCACGAGCATGCCCGCCGGCCCGGCCCGGCTCGCGGCGGAGACCGGCGCCGCGCTGCTGCCGGTGCACTGCTGGTTCACCGACGGCGGCTGGGGCTTCTCCATCGCGCCGCCCGTCGATGCCTCCCGGGGCGTGGAGGCGGCCACACAATCGGTGGCGGACGTCTTCGCCGCGAACATCGCCGCGCACCCGGCCGACTGGCACATGCTGCAGCCGCTGTGGTGGTCTGACCTGTCGGACGAGCGTCGCGCGCGGCTCGGCATCAGGTAG
- the pgsA gene encoding phosphatidylinositol phosphate synthase, with the protein MLSVFARASVSKVTLPMGRKLVRMGVTPDVITIAGTVASIAAALTLFPMGHLFWGALVIWFFVMFDMLDGATARARGGGTRFGAVLDATCDRIADGAIFAGLAWWVVYSLDDTTAHRLLLVATLICLVTSQVISYAKARAEASGLHGDGGLIERPDRLIIVLVGAGFTGIFDQPWILFAAMWLLAVGSVITVGQRMRSVRNSPGARDLIPLDRPSPEEQS; encoded by the coding sequence ATGCTGAGCGTCTTCGCCCGCGCGTCGGTGTCCAAGGTGACGCTGCCGATGGGCCGCAAGCTCGTGCGCATGGGCGTGACGCCCGACGTCATCACGATCGCCGGCACGGTGGCGTCCATCGCGGCGGCGCTGACGCTCTTCCCGATGGGGCACCTGTTCTGGGGCGCCCTGGTGATCTGGTTCTTCGTCATGTTCGACATGCTCGACGGTGCCACCGCACGGGCACGGGGCGGCGGCACCCGGTTCGGCGCGGTCCTCGACGCCACGTGCGACCGGATCGCCGACGGCGCCATCTTCGCCGGGCTCGCATGGTGGGTGGTCTACAGCCTCGACGACACGACGGCGCACCGGCTGCTGCTCGTGGCCACTCTGATCTGCCTGGTCACCTCGCAAGTCATCTCCTACGCGAAGGCCCGCGCGGAGGCCAGCGGGCTCCACGGCGACGGCGGTCTGATCGAGCGGCCGGACAGGCTCATCATCGTGCTGGTCGGCGCCGGTTTCACCGGGATCTTCGACCAACCGTGGATCCTCTTCGCGGCCATGTGGCTGCTCGCCGTCGGCAGCGTGATCACCGTGGGGCAGCGCATGCGGTCGGTGCGCAACTCGCCCGGCGCACGTGACCTGATCCCGCTCGACCGCCCGTCACCGGAGGAACAGTCGTGA